A window of Streptomyces sp. SAI-127 contains these coding sequences:
- a CDS encoding branched-chain amino acid ABC transporter permease — translation MSTFAEILLNGLSLGSVYALIALGFVVIFRATEVVNFAHASLLLAGGYVTAVLHDDIGFWPALLAGIAGAALVGAAVEFLVMRRYRGTDHSVLAIVTIGVDILLTTELTRRIGTDVLTLGDPWGDAVLRLGPISLAHTRIAAFVAAALLITAFLLAFRYTSWGVAMRAAAESAETAALMGVRLGRVSMGAWAVAGGLAAVAALFLTVFPTPGLERATSLAALKAFPAAILGGLDSTTGALVGGLLVGVTESLATGYQSDLTFLGRGLGDLAPYLVMVAILLIRPAGLFGTKELARV, via the coding sequence ATGAGCACCTTCGCCGAGATCCTGCTGAACGGCCTCTCGCTGGGGTCGGTGTACGCGCTCATCGCGCTCGGCTTCGTGGTGATCTTCCGGGCCACCGAGGTCGTCAACTTCGCCCACGCCTCGCTGCTGCTGGCGGGCGGATACGTCACCGCGGTCCTCCACGACGACATCGGTTTCTGGCCCGCGCTGCTCGCCGGGATCGCGGGTGCCGCGCTGGTCGGGGCCGCCGTGGAGTTCCTGGTGATGCGGCGGTACCGGGGCACCGACCACAGCGTCCTTGCCATCGTCACCATCGGCGTCGACATCCTGCTCACCACCGAGCTGACCCGCCGTATCGGCACGGATGTGCTGACGCTCGGCGACCCGTGGGGCGACGCCGTGCTGAGGCTCGGGCCGATCTCGCTGGCCCACACCCGGATCGCCGCGTTCGTGGCCGCCGCGCTGCTCATCACGGCGTTCCTGCTGGCCTTCCGGTACACGTCGTGGGGCGTGGCGATGCGGGCGGCGGCGGAGAGCGCGGAGACGGCCGCGCTGATGGGGGTCCGGCTCGGGCGGGTGTCGATGGGTGCGTGGGCGGTGGCGGGCGGACTCGCCGCCGTGGCCGCCCTGTTCCTGACCGTGTTCCCGACGCCGGGTCTGGAGCGGGCGACCTCACTGGCCGCGCTGAAGGCGTTCCCCGCGGCCATCCTCGGCGGCCTTGACTCGACGACGGGCGCGCTGGTGGGCGGGCTGCTGGTCGGCGTCACGGAGTCCCTCGCGACCGGCTACCAGAGCGATCTGACCTTCCTGGGGCGGGGGCTGGGAGACCTCGCGCCCTACCTCGTGATGGTCGCGATCCTGCTCATACGGCCCGCGGGGCTGTTCGGCACGAAGGAGCTCGCCCGTGTCTGA
- a CDS encoding ABC transporter ATP-binding protein, translated as MDSLEVRGLTVRFAGLTALDDVGFTVRPGTVHALIGPNGAGKSTCFNVLSGVYRATAGSVRFGAHELTGMPSHRIAALGVARIFQNLALPPRASVEDCLLLGRHRLTRTGFLAAGLRLPSAVREDRLHRERVREIAEFVGIADCLSRPAGSLPYGQQKLAELARALCMEPRLLLLDEPVAGMTADERRRTAAVIAGVRDSLGISIVLVEHDMGVVMRLADAVTVLDFGRRIADGAPADVQNDPAVVQAYLGAAS; from the coding sequence ATGGACTCCCTGGAAGTCCGGGGGCTGACCGTCCGTTTCGCCGGACTCACCGCCCTCGACGACGTCGGCTTCACCGTGCGCCCCGGCACCGTCCACGCCCTCATCGGACCCAACGGCGCCGGAAAGTCCACCTGCTTCAACGTCCTGTCCGGCGTCTACCGGGCCACCGCGGGCAGCGTCCGCTTCGGCGCGCACGAGCTGACCGGCATGCCCTCGCACCGCATCGCCGCCCTCGGCGTCGCCCGCATCTTCCAGAACCTCGCGCTGCCGCCCCGGGCCTCGGTCGAGGACTGTCTGCTCCTGGGCCGCCACCGGCTCACCCGGACCGGCTTCCTCGCCGCGGGACTCCGGCTGCCGTCGGCGGTCCGCGAAGACCGGCTGCACCGCGAACGCGTCCGGGAGATCGCCGAGTTCGTCGGCATCGCGGACTGCCTGTCACGGCCCGCGGGCTCCCTCCCGTACGGACAGCAGAAGCTCGCCGAACTCGCCCGCGCGCTCTGCATGGAACCGCGCCTGCTGCTCCTCGACGAGCCGGTCGCCGGGATGACCGCCGACGAACGACGCCGGACAGCCGCCGTGATCGCGGGTGTCCGCGACTCACTCGGCATCTCGATCGTGCTGGTGGAACACGACATGGGGGTGGTGATGCGGCTCGCGGACGCGGTGACCGTACTGGACTTCGGGCGCCGGATCGCCGACGGGGCCCCCGCCGACGTACAGAACGATCCGGCTGTCGTACAGGCGTACTTGGGGGCCGCGTCATGA
- a CDS encoding ABC transporter ATP-binding protein gives MTGSGLVVHDLSVGYGPVRALRRVSLEVPEGAVVTVLGANGAGKSTLLRAISRTLSFHGGTVTDGTVTLDGRRLDGLSPDRVVAAGVCQVPEGRRVFARMTVADNLRAGALGGTGSGRSAALDRVHELFPVLAERAGQRAGLLSGGEQQMLAVARALMAGPRVLLLDEPSLGLAPLMARRIADTVREINTQGTSVLLVEQNAALALRLATRAYVLEVGEVTLSGPAAELSASDEVRRRYLGVVDEDAAADAEQATDRTLTRWKG, from the coding sequence ATGACCGGATCCGGACTGGTCGTCCACGACCTGTCGGTCGGATACGGCCCCGTGCGGGCCCTGCGCCGGGTGTCCCTCGAGGTGCCCGAGGGAGCCGTGGTGACGGTGCTCGGCGCCAATGGCGCGGGCAAGTCCACCCTCCTGCGCGCGATCAGCAGGACCCTCTCCTTCCACGGCGGCACGGTCACCGACGGCACGGTCACCCTGGACGGCCGCCGCCTCGACGGGCTGAGCCCCGACCGGGTGGTCGCCGCCGGGGTCTGCCAGGTACCCGAGGGGCGACGGGTGTTCGCGCGCATGACGGTCGCCGACAACCTGCGCGCGGGCGCCCTCGGTGGCACCGGATCCGGCCGGTCCGCGGCCCTGGACCGCGTCCACGAACTGTTCCCCGTGCTCGCCGAACGCGCGGGCCAGCGCGCCGGACTCCTCTCCGGCGGCGAACAACAGATGCTCGCGGTCGCCCGCGCCCTGATGGCCGGCCCGCGCGTGCTGCTCCTCGACGAACCCTCCCTCGGCCTCGCCCCGCTCATGGCCCGGCGGATCGCCGACACCGTCCGGGAGATCAACACCCAGGGCACCTCGGTCCTCCTCGTCGAACAGAACGCGGCCCTCGCCCTGCGGCTCGCCACGCGCGCGTACGTCCTCGAAGTCGGCGAGGTCACCCTGTCGGGCCCGGCCGCGGAGCTGTCCGCCTCCGACGAGGTGCGCCGCCGCTACCTCGGTGTGGTCGACGAGGACGCGGCGGCCGACGCGGAACAGGCGACGGACCGGACCCTGACCCGGTGGAAGGGGTGA
- a CDS encoding helix-turn-helix domain-containing protein yields MGGLRPRTGHDWKLLAESCTALLERVPELVDEHLRQLTEHSTVYGQVLPYDQQWREAEEAMRIGIETISAPRDSPRRDLEYAEDAGRRRAHQGLPLDLLVHAYRNAGYLVWDALVEGTAGREPERLAALMRSTTMVWSAVDAQAQAASEAYRATEAELRRRTDEQLQALLDALLEGQATPGLAARAAAGLDLPEHGPYAVVVLRAERREAAERPVRGAGFRFIWRMRADSEVAVVALAPGQGLDGVARALDGRCAGPGGISPVVPGLAELGRARRLAELALRTCLPDATAVVRLDQRMPTALVVSQPELADRLVSDVFGALLELEPADRAVLLETLDVWLVCEGSAGRAAGRLYCHRNTVFNRLRRLEQLTSRSLARPRDLIEMTLALDAYRLSGPRQ; encoded by the coding sequence ATGGGAGGGCTACGGCCGCGGACCGGTCATGACTGGAAGCTGCTCGCGGAGTCCTGCACGGCTCTGCTGGAACGGGTGCCGGAGCTCGTCGACGAGCACCTGCGCCAACTCACCGAACACTCCACCGTCTACGGCCAGGTGCTGCCGTACGACCAGCAGTGGCGGGAGGCCGAGGAGGCGATGCGGATCGGCATCGAGACGATCTCCGCGCCCCGGGACTCCCCGCGCCGCGATCTGGAGTACGCCGAGGACGCGGGCCGGCGCCGGGCCCATCAGGGGCTGCCGCTGGACCTTCTGGTGCACGCCTACCGGAACGCCGGTTACCTGGTGTGGGACGCGCTCGTGGAGGGGACCGCCGGTCGGGAGCCGGAGCGGCTCGCGGCCCTGATGCGGTCGACGACGATGGTGTGGTCGGCGGTGGACGCGCAGGCGCAGGCGGCGTCGGAGGCGTACCGGGCCACCGAGGCGGAGCTCAGGCGGCGTACGGACGAACAGCTGCAGGCACTCCTCGACGCCCTGCTGGAGGGGCAGGCGACGCCCGGGCTCGCGGCGCGGGCGGCGGCGGGCCTCGATCTTCCGGAGCACGGGCCGTACGCCGTGGTGGTGCTGCGGGCCGAGCGACGGGAGGCGGCCGAGCGGCCGGTGCGGGGCGCCGGGTTCCGGTTCATCTGGCGGATGCGGGCCGACAGCGAGGTGGCGGTCGTGGCTCTCGCGCCCGGGCAGGGCCTGGACGGAGTGGCGCGTGCGCTGGACGGGCGGTGCGCGGGGCCGGGCGGGATCAGTCCTGTGGTCCCCGGACTCGCCGAGCTGGGTCGGGCCCGGCGGCTCGCCGAGCTGGCTCTGCGCACCTGTCTGCCGGACGCCACCGCGGTCGTACGCCTTGATCAGCGGATGCCGACCGCGCTGGTGGTGAGCCAGCCGGAGCTGGCCGACCGGCTGGTGTCGGACGTGTTCGGCGCGCTCCTGGAGCTGGAGCCCGCCGACCGGGCCGTACTGCTGGAGACCCTCGATGTGTGGCTGGTGTGCGAGGGCTCGGCGGGGCGGGCCGCCGGGCGGCTGTACTGCCACCGCAACACGGTCTTCAACCGGCTGCGGCGGCTCGAGCAGCTCACGTCGCGTTCGCTGGCCCGGCCCCGGGACCTGATCGAGATGACGCTGGCGCTGGACGCGTACCGGCTGTCGGGGCCGCGTCAGTGA
- a CDS encoding glycerate kinase produces MLIAADKFKGSLTAVQVAERVTAGLRRVQPGLEVEALPVADGGDGTVAAAVAAGFERREVAVAGPLGQEVTAAFAVRGDTAVVEMAEASGLQRLPAGVFAPLAASTYGSGELLRAALDAGARTIVFGVGGSATTDGGAGMLSALGARFLDADGEPVAPGGGGLADLASADLSGLDPRFASVEFILASDVDNPLTGPKGAPAVYGPQKGASPDDVEALDTALAHYAKVLEEAVGAKAAAYAASPGAGAAGGIGYGALLLGARFRPGIEVMLDVLGFAPALEWADLVITGEGSLDEQTLHGKAPAGVAAAARAKGKEVVAVCGRLALPPEALGRAGIRRVYPLTDAEPDIQRCISEAGPILEDVAERIGRDFLV; encoded by the coding sequence GTGCTCATCGCCGCGGACAAGTTCAAGGGCTCGCTCACGGCCGTGCAGGTCGCCGAGCGGGTGACGGCCGGGCTGCGCCGGGTCCAGCCGGGCCTGGAGGTCGAGGCGCTGCCCGTCGCCGACGGCGGTGACGGGACCGTCGCCGCGGCCGTCGCGGCCGGTTTCGAGCGCCGGGAAGTGGCGGTCGCCGGGCCCCTCGGGCAGGAGGTCACCGCCGCCTTCGCGGTTCGCGGGGACACCGCCGTCGTCGAGATGGCCGAGGCCAGCGGCCTGCAGCGGCTGCCCGCAGGCGTCTTCGCCCCGCTCGCGGCGTCGACGTACGGCTCCGGAGAGCTCCTGCGCGCCGCGCTGGACGCCGGCGCCCGCACGATCGTGTTCGGGGTGGGCGGCAGCGCCACCACCGACGGCGGTGCCGGCATGCTCTCCGCGCTCGGCGCCCGCTTCCTGGACGCCGACGGCGAGCCCGTGGCCCCCGGCGGCGGAGGCCTCGCCGACCTCGCCTCGGCCGACCTGTCGGGCCTGGATCCGCGGTTCGCGTCCGTCGAGTTCATCCTGGCCAGCGATGTCGACAACCCGCTGACCGGCCCCAAGGGCGCCCCCGCGGTCTACGGCCCGCAGAAGGGCGCCTCCCCGGACGACGTCGAGGCCCTGGACACCGCCCTCGCCCACTACGCGAAGGTGCTGGAGGAGGCCGTCGGTGCGAAGGCCGCCGCGTACGCCGCCTCGCCGGGTGCGGGCGCGGCCGGCGGCATCGGCTACGGCGCCCTCCTGCTCGGCGCCCGGTTCCGTCCCGGCATCGAGGTCATGCTCGATGTCCTGGGCTTCGCGCCCGCGCTGGAGTGGGCGGACCTGGTGATCACCGGCGAGGGCTCCCTCGACGAGCAGACCCTGCACGGCAAGGCCCCGGCGGGCGTCGCCGCGGCCGCCCGCGCCAAGGGCAAGGAGGTCGTCGCCGTGTGCGGCCGTCTCGCGCTGCCCCCGGAGGCCCTCGGCCGGGCGGGCATCCGCCGCGTCTACCCGCTCACCGACGCCGAGCCCGACATCCAGCGGTGCATCTCCGAGGCGGGGCCGATCCTGGAGGACGTGGCGGAGCGGATCGGCCGCGACTTCCTGGTCTGA
- a CDS encoding NAD(P)-binding domain-containing protein translates to MNAHQNPTSTQGSAVTVIGLGPMGQAMTRTLLTAGRPVTVWNRTAGRADGVVAEGATRAATPGEAVEASDLVILSLTDYRAMYDILDGSTASLAGRTLVNLSSDTPDRTREAATWAAGHGAAFLTGGVMVPAPMVGTEAAHVYYSGPGEVMEHHRASLSPLGTPRYLGEDPGLAQMMYQAQLEVFLTTLSALIHATAMLGTAGMKATEALPELLSFADSIGAILRAGEETPGAALDAGEHPGDLSTVTMMGATSDHIVETSRSLGLDLALPLAVQAHYRRAIENGHGSDNWTRVIDSIREPR, encoded by the coding sequence GTGAACGCACACCAGAACCCCACCAGTACGCAGGGCAGCGCCGTCACCGTGATCGGGCTCGGCCCGATGGGCCAGGCGATGACCCGCACCCTCCTCACCGCGGGCCGCCCGGTCACCGTCTGGAACCGCACCGCCGGCCGGGCCGACGGCGTCGTCGCCGAGGGAGCGACCCGCGCGGCGACACCCGGCGAGGCGGTCGAAGCGAGTGACCTCGTGATCCTCAGCCTCACCGACTACCGGGCGATGTACGACATCCTCGACGGCTCCACCGCGTCACTCGCCGGCCGGACCCTGGTCAACCTGAGCTCGGACACGCCCGACCGCACACGCGAGGCGGCGACCTGGGCGGCGGGCCACGGCGCCGCCTTCCTCACTGGCGGTGTCATGGTCCCGGCGCCGATGGTCGGCACGGAGGCGGCCCATGTCTACTACAGCGGCCCCGGCGAGGTGATGGAGCACCATCGGGCGAGCCTGTCACCGCTCGGCACGCCGAGGTACCTGGGCGAGGATCCGGGCCTCGCCCAGATGATGTACCAAGCGCAGCTCGAGGTGTTCCTGACCACCCTGTCCGCACTGATACACGCCACCGCGATGCTGGGTACCGCGGGAATGAAGGCCACGGAGGCCCTGCCGGAGCTGCTCTCCTTCGCCGACTCGATCGGCGCCATCCTGAGGGCCGGGGAGGAGACCCCCGGTGCCGCGCTGGACGCCGGTGAGCATCCCGGCGACCTCAGCACGGTCACCATGATGGGCGCGACGTCCGACCACATCGTCGAGACCAGCAGGTCACTCGGCCTCGACCTCGCGCTCCCCCTGGCCGTGCAGGCCCATTACCGACGCGCGATCGAGAACGGACACGGCAGCGACAACTGGACCCGCGTCATCGACAGCATCCGCGAGCCGCGCTGA
- a CDS encoding helix-turn-helix domain-containing protein produces MAKGPRRGPYICGIDAALDVVSGKWKGLILWELDTHRVRRFAELRRGLPGVSEKMLTQHLREMEADGLVHREVYAEVPPRVEYSLTEDGHTLHQALGPLGVWGTERTRREGLEKVEVAETSPGRA; encoded by the coding sequence ATGGCCAAGGGACCGAGGCGCGGGCCGTACATCTGCGGCATCGACGCCGCGCTGGACGTGGTGAGCGGCAAGTGGAAGGGGCTCATCCTCTGGGAACTCGACACTCATCGGGTACGCCGCTTCGCCGAGCTCCGCCGCGGTCTGCCCGGAGTGAGCGAGAAGATGCTGACCCAGCATCTGCGGGAGATGGAGGCGGACGGACTCGTCCACCGGGAGGTCTACGCCGAGGTGCCACCGCGGGTGGAGTACTCCCTGACCGAGGACGGGCACACGCTCCACCAGGCGCTCGGGCCGCTCGGCGTCTGGGGGACCGAACGCACGCGCCGCGAAGGCCTCGAAAAGGTCGAGGTGGCGGAGACTTCCCCCGGCAGGGCATGA
- a CDS encoding ADP-ribosylglycohydrolase family protein — protein MTPVGTEPELADRILGGWLGRIAGNMLGKPVEQGDLWTRDRIDRYLRRAAALPLTDYLPEPVGESDGFELRPEWRECVRGRIHGSCRDDDVDYAILGLHLLETHGFGFSTEQVGDLWLLRLPYLQTFTAERAAYRNLANGLKPPLTATYDNPCQEWIGALIRADIYGWTRPGDPRRAAALARRDAVLSHTGNGVYGAMWAAALISAAFTVGTVRQAVDQALAVIPASSRLARTVRRVVSLHDTRMTWEDTLTTVSEETAGLGWIHTIPNAAVLTAGLLYGDGDFTRTITLTVRGGLDTDSNGATAGSVAGVLTGADAIPDQWKEPLENRVRSAVFGFDGVHISELAERTVRLAGTEATC, from the coding sequence ATGACCCCTGTGGGCACCGAACCAGAGCTCGCCGACCGCATCCTCGGGGGCTGGCTCGGCCGGATCGCGGGCAACATGCTCGGCAAGCCGGTCGAGCAGGGCGACCTGTGGACGCGGGACCGGATCGACCGCTATCTCCGGCGGGCCGCCGCCCTGCCGCTGACCGACTACCTTCCCGAGCCCGTCGGCGAGAGCGACGGCTTCGAGCTGCGGCCCGAGTGGCGCGAGTGCGTGCGCGGCCGCATCCACGGCAGCTGCCGTGACGACGACGTCGACTACGCCATCCTCGGTCTCCACCTCCTGGAGACCCACGGCTTCGGCTTCAGCACCGAACAGGTGGGCGATCTGTGGCTGCTGAGGCTGCCGTATCTGCAGACGTTCACCGCGGAGCGGGCCGCCTATCGCAACCTCGCCAACGGGCTGAAACCGCCGCTGACGGCGACGTACGACAACCCCTGCCAGGAGTGGATCGGCGCCCTCATCCGTGCCGACATCTACGGCTGGACCCGCCCCGGCGACCCACGCCGCGCCGCCGCCCTGGCCCGCCGGGACGCGGTGCTCTCGCACACCGGCAACGGCGTGTACGGGGCGATGTGGGCGGCGGCGCTGATCTCGGCGGCGTTCACGGTCGGCACCGTGCGGCAGGCCGTGGACCAGGCGCTCGCGGTGATCCCCGCCAGCAGCCGCCTCGCGCGCACGGTACGCCGGGTGGTGTCCCTGCACGACACCCGGATGACCTGGGAGGACACCCTGACGACGGTCTCGGAGGAGACCGCCGGGCTCGGCTGGATCCACACCATCCCGAACGCGGCCGTCCTGACCGCCGGACTGCTCTACGGCGACGGCGACTTCACCCGCACCATCACGCTCACCGTCCGGGGCGGTCTGGACACCGACTCGAACGGAGCCACGGCCGGTTCGGTGGCCGGGGTGCTCACCGGCGCGGACGCGATCCCGGACCAGTGGAAGGAGCCGCTGGAGAATCGGGTGCGCAGCGCGGTGTTCGGTTTCGACGGGGTGCACATCAGCGAACTGGCCGAGCGTACGGTGCGGTTGGCGGGGACGGAGGCCACCTGCTGA
- a CDS encoding NUDIX hydrolase: MTTPDFATYIAGLPRILAGAAALFRDASGRVLLVEPNYREGWALPGGTIESDEGETPRQGARRETLEEIGLDRGLGRLLAVDWVHGTARPPLVAYLYDGGVLGDDDLKAIRLQEEELLSWRLVPHEELTEYLPDGLGRRVLAALDVLAEGSGTVELENGRRVG; encoded by the coding sequence ATGACCACCCCTGACTTCGCCACGTACATCGCCGGTCTTCCCCGGATCCTCGCCGGTGCCGCCGCTCTCTTCCGTGACGCCTCGGGCCGGGTCCTGCTCGTCGAGCCCAACTACCGTGAGGGCTGGGCGCTTCCGGGCGGCACGATCGAGTCCGACGAGGGTGAGACCCCACGGCAGGGCGCGCGCCGCGAGACCCTGGAGGAGATCGGCCTGGACCGCGGGCTGGGGCGGCTGCTGGCGGTCGACTGGGTGCACGGAACGGCCCGCCCGCCGCTGGTCGCCTACCTCTACGACGGCGGTGTCCTCGGCGACGACGACCTCAAGGCGATCCGGCTCCAGGAGGAGGAGCTGCTGTCGTGGCGCCTCGTGCCGCACGAGGAGCTGACCGAGTACCTGCCCGACGGGCTCGGCCGCCGGGTCCTGGCCGCGCTGGACGTACTGGCGGAAGGGTCGGGGACGGTGGAGCTGGAGAACGGGCGCCGGGTGGGCTGA
- a CDS encoding sigma-70 family RNA polymerase sigma factor translates to MAIEEGCTVGRRREPSGDDFDSFFRQEYRKLVGFLRWIGASQEEAEDSAQTAMLKALEKWTEIEHPRAWVRTAAERYFLRSAVRDLDAPTRAIRGGWGVSEYLACPESPSRDEEQSVLALLGKLGYKQRQVMAYYIDGFCPTEIADLIGDNPATVRSNLRSARVNLDRILQENNAAVDGHGSKEER, encoded by the coding sequence ATGGCCATTGAGGAGGGATGCACGGTGGGGCGTCGACGGGAACCGAGTGGCGACGACTTCGACAGCTTCTTCCGGCAGGAATACCGGAAGCTGGTCGGGTTTCTTCGATGGATCGGCGCTTCACAGGAGGAAGCGGAGGACTCGGCGCAGACCGCGATGCTCAAGGCACTCGAAAAGTGGACCGAGATCGAACACCCGCGAGCGTGGGTCCGCACGGCCGCGGAGCGGTACTTCCTTCGCTCCGCTGTCCGGGACCTGGACGCCCCCACCCGGGCGATCAGGGGAGGCTGGGGCGTCAGCGAGTACCTGGCCTGCCCCGAATCGCCGTCGAGGGACGAAGAACAGTCCGTTCTAGCCCTGCTGGGGAAACTCGGCTACAAGCAGCGCCAGGTGATGGCCTATTACATCGATGGATTCTGCCCCACCGAAATAGCAGACCTCATCGGCGACAACCCGGCAACGGTCCGATCCAATCTGCGATCGGCGAGAGTCAATCTCGATCGAATTCTTCAGGAGAACAACGCTGCGGTCGACGGACACGGCAGTAAGGAGGAACGATGA
- a CDS encoding sugar transferase, translated as MSTRDDDNIAATIHDLLTSIGARTPGSGLEGSGAGQRIQDFRDALDAQIEAEISDTEVERKLLEIKVEAARRAVLRNHRSGSTALQEFLNLSAVTDREGGKPERRASRTPPVRARRRHWWFGLATGLLITLLSLALTPLGQGHLPQWCDTLLPSVALGMSGPAVLLAVIHIRGLRERRSEDLQPEALMASRSEPLTETDSPAPMRRGRRALDVIVSVSLLWMSILILVAATAGIRMTSAGPVLVRRPRVGAGGRLFHLYDFRTQDSAGNKTRVGKLLQETGLEALPRLWNLLRGDVTLLGPPAEHPAVAEAYPEKYRWVFACRPGIVGPLWNEPLGLGEGLPEVSDALRYYLEIVVPHRVTANRDFYDGLSGMTTGRLMARMLFSSNSFTTCAPADNGNTATSNARPFIKKPYPLQGHRLAHPHPLCLTVWK; from the coding sequence ATGAGCACCCGGGACGATGACAACATCGCCGCGACGATTCATGATCTCCTTACATCGATCGGCGCGCGCACTCCAGGCTCCGGCCTGGAAGGGAGCGGTGCCGGACAGCGGATCCAGGATTTCCGGGACGCGCTGGACGCGCAGATCGAAGCGGAGATCTCGGACACCGAGGTGGAGCGGAAGCTCCTGGAGATCAAGGTCGAGGCGGCTCGTCGAGCCGTGCTCCGGAACCACCGGTCGGGGAGCACGGCACTTCAGGAGTTCCTCAACCTGTCCGCGGTGACGGATCGCGAGGGAGGAAAGCCCGAGCGGCGTGCCTCGAGGACACCGCCGGTCCGGGCCCGCAGAAGGCACTGGTGGTTCGGACTCGCGACAGGCCTGCTGATCACACTGCTCAGCCTGGCACTCACACCACTGGGGCAGGGACACCTGCCCCAGTGGTGTGACACCTTGCTTCCCAGCGTTGCCCTCGGCATGTCGGGCCCTGCCGTTCTGCTGGCGGTCATCCACATCCGGGGACTGCGCGAACGGCGATCGGAAGATCTCCAGCCCGAGGCACTGATGGCGAGCCGCTCCGAGCCGCTGACGGAAACCGACAGTCCCGCGCCCATGCGCAGAGGCCGGCGTGCCCTGGATGTGATCGTCTCTGTCTCGTTGCTGTGGATGTCGATCCTGATACTCGTGGCCGCCACGGCGGGAATCCGCATGACATCGGCGGGACCCGTGCTGGTCCGACGCCCGCGGGTGGGAGCCGGCGGACGCCTCTTTCACCTCTACGACTTCAGAACTCAGGACAGTGCGGGAAACAAGACCCGAGTCGGAAAACTTCTGCAGGAAACGGGCCTGGAGGCATTGCCGCGCCTGTGGAACCTGCTCCGGGGAGATGTCACCCTGCTCGGGCCACCGGCCGAGCATCCGGCCGTGGCCGAGGCCTATCCCGAGAAGTATCGCTGGGTGTTCGCGTGTCGTCCAGGCATCGTCGGACCGTTGTGGAACGAACCTCTCGGTCTCGGAGAGGGTCTTCCGGAAGTTTCGGACGCCTTGCGCTATTACCTCGAAATCGTGGTGCCGCACCGTGTCACGGCGAACAGAGATTTCTACGACGGCCTTTCGGGGATGACGACCGGCCGTCTCATGGCCCGGATGCTGTTCAGCTCCAATTCCTTCACCACGTGCGCCCCTGCGGATAACGGGAACACGGCCACATCGAATGCCCGGCCCTTCATCAAAAAGCCGTATCCGCTCCAGGGGCATCGCCTGGCACATCCGCACCCGCTCTGCCTCACAGTATGGAAATGA
- a CDS encoding Sir2 family NAD-dependent protein deacetylase, producing MTKPLVALLSGAGISTDSGIPDYRGPNGLWRKDPEAEKLVTYDYYMGDPEIRRRSWQMRRANRTLKAEPNAAHVAVAELEKSGVPVRVITQNVDGLHQLAGLPARKVLELHGTARQVVCTKCHAHGPMEDALARVEAGEADPPCLTCGGILKSATVMFGERLDPVVMGEAVAITKACQIFVAVGTTLQVQPAAGLAGIAADHGARLVIVNADPTPYDDQADEVIREPIGTALPELLRGLSAG from the coding sequence ATGACCAAGCCCCTCGTCGCCCTTCTCAGCGGCGCCGGAATCTCCACCGACTCCGGGATCCCCGACTACCGCGGTCCGAACGGGCTGTGGCGCAAGGACCCCGAGGCCGAGAAGCTCGTGACGTACGACTACTACATGGGCGATCCGGAGATCCGTCGCCGTTCGTGGCAGATGCGGCGCGCGAACCGGACGCTGAAGGCCGAGCCCAACGCCGCACATGTGGCGGTGGCCGAGCTGGAGAAGTCCGGGGTGCCGGTGCGGGTGATCACGCAGAACGTGGACGGGCTGCACCAGCTCGCCGGTCTGCCCGCCCGCAAGGTCCTCGAACTGCACGGCACCGCACGGCAGGTGGTGTGCACGAAGTGCCACGCCCACGGTCCGATGGAGGACGCGCTCGCCCGGGTCGAGGCCGGCGAGGCGGACCCGCCGTGCCTGACCTGCGGCGGCATCCTCAAGTCGGCGACCGTGATGTTCGGCGAGCGCCTCGACCCCGTCGTCATGGGCGAGGCCGTCGCCATCACCAAGGCCTGCCAGATCTTCGTCGCCGTCGGCACCACCCTGCAGGTTCAGCCGGCCGCGGGCCTCGCGGGCATCGCCGCCGACCACGGCGCCCGGCTCGTCATCGTGAACGCGGATCCGACACCGTATGACGACCAGGCCGACGAGGTGATCCGCGAACCGATCGGCACGGCGCTGCCCGAACTGCTCCGCGGCCTGAGCGCGGGCTGA